Within Bacteroidales bacterium, the genomic segment TGGTTTCAATTGGGAAGAGTGGGGCAGGTTGGATGCCCTGGAAGTGCTGCATGAGGCCCGTAAGGTTTTTCATACAGATAGTGCCCGAACCTATCTCACCGGCCACTCCATGGGCGGGCACGGAACCTGGTTTCTGGGCGCGACTTATCCGGATAAATGGGCTGCTATTGCCCCGGCTGCCGGTTACCCTGATATCATTAGTTATCGCCGCACAGGTGTGGATTCCGCCATGTTTGAAGCGCCGCATTTTGAAATGATATATAGAGGTGCCAGAACCGGAAGGGTGGTAGATCTGGCGCGTAATTACCTGCAATCGGGTGTGTATGTGCTGCATGGCGGCGCCGACGCCGTGGTGCCGGTAGAACAGGCAAGGATGATGCGGGAAGTGCTTGGCAAATTCCATAATAACTTTACCTATTATGAATATCCCGGCGGTTCGCACTGGTACGGCGATCATTGCATGGACTGGCCACCGTTGTTCGATTTTCTTCGTCAGAACAGCATTCCTGTCTTGAAGGAGGTTGACAGCATCGAGTTTCAGACGGCCTCGCCCGGGGTTTCGGCTTCGAACTACTGGCTCTGTATAAACCAGCAAATTCATCCTAATGAGATTTCGCAGGTGAAAGCCGTAAAATCCGGCGATACCATCGGGTTCGAAACCAATAATGTGGCTTCGATTACTTTCCTGCTTTCGCAACTTGATTTTGAGAACAAGCCAGTGCTTTCGGTTCAGGACAAATTCATTCATGCTGAAACAGACAAAGATGTTACGTTGCATTTCAGGCAGGGGCACTGGCAAATTGTGGATGCTGTGAACCTGACAGAGAAGCATCCTGGAAGATATGGCGGGTTCAAACTGGCATTCACCAACAACATGGTGTTTGTGTACGCCACCAACGGAAACACCGAAGAAAATGAATGGTATAAAAACAAAGCCCACTTCGATGCCGAAACGTTCTGGTACCGCGGTAATGGCAGCATTGACATCATCCCCGATACCGATTTTGCTCCTGACCATTACGCTGATCGCAATGTGATCATTTATGGTAATGCCGACAATAACCTGGCGTGGAATCAATTGCTGGCGCATTGTCCGGTTCAGGTAAAAAACGGAAGCATTTCCTTTGGCGAAAGAGTTTTTGATTGCGAATCGCTGGGCACTTATTTTATTTATCCGCGACCCGACAGCCAATTTGCCAGCGTTGGCGTGGTGGCAGCCTCAGGAATTGATGGAATGAAAGCGCTTTATCCCAACGATTATTTCTCTGGCATCACCGGCTTCCCCGATCTGATGATCTTTGATGTGGACTTGATCAAAGAAAGCCTTGGCAGCGTGATCGTTTCCGGGTTTTTTGGGAATGACTGGAGCGTGGAAGGAGGGGAGTTTGTTGATTGAATGGTTTGGAGAATAGAACAATTGAATAAATGAATAATAGAACAACTGAACCATAGAACAAATGAATAATAGAACAATTGAACCATAGAACCATAGAACATTCAAACAGCAAAGTTTTTATGGATATTTACAAATTGCAACGCTGATTCAGACAAGCCAAAAAATTTAAAAGCCCTGCAAAACTGCTTGATTTTTACAAATCTGGCTGGTTTGTTATTTGCCAGTGCAGGTGACGCGAGGTACTACAAAAGCTCCACTCTATGCCATAAGGTTAAATGGATGTTACTTCCCTGAAAATTATTATCCTTGAGCCAGCATTATCCGGTTCACCCGAATACTGTTAAGGATTTGTTAAATTGGGCAATATCTTTGTAAAACCGGTCTTTAGCCTGAACCATTATTATGCTATTTTGTTTAAGAAACTATAAACATAAACAATGAAAAATATCTACTTTTTCACATCAGCCTATTTTAAATCATTGGCAGCAGGAATTTTGCTACTTGCAGTTCTGATTCCCTTCAGCGGGCAGTCACAGTCCATCACCCTGCTTGCTCCGAATGGAGGCGAAGCCTGGTTTGCCGGAACCTATGAAGAGGTCAGTTGGTCAGGAGATAACTTAAGCAGTAATTTACGGCTTGAATTTTCCCCGGACGGGGGAGATAACTGGTATTACTTAGCCGATGTTCCTTCCTCTCCAAATGGCGGCATTCATCCGGTTTGGGCGCCCAATTATATTAGCACAAACGCCCTGCTGAAAATCATCGACTTCCTCAATCCCTCGGTAAGTGATATCAGCGATGCACCATTTACTGTTTCGTTCCTGCCGTTTACCATCTGGGAGCCTTTTTCAGGCTCTGTGGTTTTTAATAGCACACCCACTTATGTATCATGGGCCGTTTATCAAACAGGCATTAGCTTGCTAAATGCGGAAATATCAACTGATAATGGCTTGACATATACACCATTGGCTCAAAACATCAATGCATTGACGGGATATACTTTCCTTGTTTTGAGCGAAACGCCTGCCAACGCCTGTATTCTTAAGCTTTACAATGCCGAAGACCCTTCAACCTTTGACCTGAGCGAGGTTTTTCAGATCAGACCTTTACCCGTTTTCACCCTTACCTCACCTACAGAAGGGCAAA encodes:
- a CDS encoding prolyl oligopeptidase family serine peptidase — encoded protein: MLLAALFSAYTSYAQQTGNIVEIFGKDKVETVEEGIIIHEFTQGLALRNAMKPGMLTGTQDIVFWQIATKQFDRPQAGSKLNHRYENDPEDQVLMWEAIEADTAGIFQGDLNRAYVYTEFESPEETIALLDATGHTRVFINGLPREGDHYDYGYTLIPFKLQKGLNQFVYTYGRFGRVGSKIILPEKPVQFTSRDITLPSIIRGENQERWGAVRVINATEETVSGYQIFCILETGEQTVQEMDHIISLTTRKVKFRIPFPVRTIAADSMMATLILKNNEGQEIDRMKIKLTVMNANRHHERTFISQIDGSVQYYSIAPSTSDEPGQAFVLSVHGASVEATNQTRAYKQKDWAHIVAPTNRRPFGFNWEEWGRLDALEVLHEARKVFHTDSARTYLTGHSMGGHGTWFLGATYPDKWAAIAPAAGYPDIISYRRTGVDSAMFEAPHFEMIYRGARTGRVVDLARNYLQSGVYVLHGGADAVVPVEQARMMREVLGKFHNNFTYYEYPGGSHWYGDHCMDWPPLFDFLRQNSIPVLKEVDSIEFQTASPGVSASNYWLCINQQIHPNEISQVKAVKSGDTIGFETNNVASITFLLSQLDFENKPVLSVQDKFIHAETDKDVTLHFRQGHWQIVDAVNLTEKHPGRYGGFKLAFTNNMVFVYATNGNTEENEWYKNKAHFDAETFWYRGNGSIDIIPDTDFAPDHYADRNVIIYGNADNNLAWNQLLAHCPVQVKNGSISFGERVFDCESLGTYFIYPRPDSQFASVGVVAASGIDGMKALYPNDYFSGITGFPDLMIFDVDLIKESLGSVIVSGFFGNDWSVEGGEFVD